The Gossypium hirsutum isolate 1008001.06 chromosome D02, Gossypium_hirsutum_v2.1, whole genome shotgun sequence region CAAGTATAGGAATGATTTtcaaattgttttattatatatttttaggattattattctatcaaccatcatttaagcgtttaaataagctcttaatctataTGTATACTCATGGGTAATTCTTCCACTCACTCAGTCAAAACAAGTTTCgttaagttttgtttttaaaattctcTTATGTTTGGATTGCATTAAGTtcattgtttaaataattttttattccaGTAAGAAAAGGTCAAAAGTGTCCCAATATTTATTACTTTCACTTGAAATATTCGGTTATCTCAATTTGGGAAAGAAGTTGAAAAAGGAAAGTAGTTTCTTAATTAAGATATTAAATACCATTAACATTTTACataaatggtttaaaattttgataaaattgaaaaattcaactaatacaaataaaaaatcaaacaaagGCTAAACTAAAATCTAGAAAGAATCAATAAAATTCaaggtaaaaaaaaatcttaaaataatattgtatttattttggtaactctcataatttttttattaatttaatcatcaccattaataaaattgaacaaaatgatCACTCTCGATTTTCTCCCTAATGAAATGCTGATCTGGCATTTATCATGATCCAACATGGCGGCGCTTTGAGGATGTATACAAGGCCTTGTAAACATTTGgtgttaaaattttagggttttatttaacTCCCTCTCTTTCTTggaggaaaaaaaaaacccttctaGGTTCTCTTTTAATCCCCCAAATTATACGATTTCTCTTTTATGAGAAATTTTAATTCGGTAATTCTCTCGCTCTACTTTGTTTTCCTTCTTCATTTTGATTCTTTTCTTCCGTCTCTTTTATGTcttcattagtttttttttctgtttGGATGCCGAGAAATCTAATAACGAAACGAATAAGGAAAAGAAATGAGAAGTTCAATGTTGTGTGTTCTGTTTCGATTGATAAATTATATGGATTAGTTCAATTATctgttttcttttatatttaaaaacatcGCAGGGAAATGTTAGAGCTTAGAAACAAATTCCTTTTTTCCCTTAGAAATTTAAAAGAGGGTTTAAGATTTTGAGAGATTTGGATTCTGGTGGAAGATCTGATTCTTAGGTATCTCTGCTGTTTGGTTGCCTATAAATTGTGAAGGAAGAAGGCTCAATTGAAGTATATGGATATCATCTTAAAGGACTAAAAGAGAAGCATGTAAAAGTTCAGAGTTGTTAGATGTCACTTTGCACCACATATTACGTGGAATGCTCGATCGGCATTTTGTGATAGAAAAAATGAATGAGTGATcattttgttcaaatttattaATGGTggtaattaaattaacaatttttttaggaTGACTTGTGAAGCAATTTTCCCTTAATTTGAAGTATCCAAATAAAATTTAGATATactttttttcttcctttcttttcttctattaccCAAATCCAAACATAGCACTAAAAAGAATTTAATACTAGAGTTTAGAGAAACGgcattaaattttttcttttcgaAAAACAAAGTTCCCGTCTACGGACCCAAACCCTTCAAAGCAACAAATCCGCCGTTGAATTTCGAAGGTACCGACCCTACCCCTTTAATCTTTTACAAATTTACTTTTCTTACCGTTCTTGTTCAGTTCTCTCCTTTCTTGcggcattttaaatttttttttttaataagagATAGAGATAGGAGCAGGGGTTGTCCAGCGATCGGCACTGGTATGGCTTGAAGATTTGAACACAAGTATTTTTCCACTTCACCTCTACTTCAAGAAGCTCTAGCTTCGTTTTTAACTGTTATTGCTTTCTCCAATTACagttgttttctttcttcttgttcTTTAGTGAAATTTGTTTGCCTTGAGAACCAATTTTCCTATCTGGGTTTCTATTCCTGTTTTGCTGAAGTTGTGTTCTTTTTTTCTTCCGGAATTTGACACTGCATTACTCTGATCTTTGCATTCTTTTTCATTTGAAACTCAGGGTTCGAGAGAATTGCAGTGGACTTCAGGTTTTGCaggtaaaaccctaaacccaagaTTCCCAAATCTTCATTTTAATTGATTCTTCGTTTATTCTTTACTTTTTCATCATTATTGTATCATTTGCTTCTCTTCTACTCCTTATCTATCATCATTAGTTACTTAATTAATTGAAAGAGGAAACAAAGCATTAAAATGCGGGCCGGGGACTCTTGGAATGCCCACTTTCTTTCCTCATGTTTCGAAAGAAGCATAAATGACAAATTTTTGgtgttaattttgaaataatttttttttaatttccattttgaaCACAAAATGATGACTATTGTTATTATTGTAATAATCAATATGTAGTTTATTTATAGATAAATAGTGGGGATATAATTTGTATTGTTCAGTTATGATGTAATTAAAAAGGTATTATGATTTATTACTGCTACAGTGCTACTACTATTTTGTTCTAAAATGACAATTGTTAgtacaatattttaatttcttgatGACCATAAGTgattgtgttttatttgattcttGTGTACCGACTACTGACTACTTATTTCTGCACATGTTGGTTTCATCCGTACAGTCTTTTGTATGACCATTGAGACCCTCATCCATTCTGATGCAACATTAGTGTCTATATGTTTTTGCATTCATTCTTTTGGTGGACTACTTGTCTTGTAATTGCCCAGCACTTGCTTTACTTGGGGACTGAATAACCGCAAAATGATAGGACATAAACATAGGCTTTACCACCTTGTTCATTTATGGTCATTGTTAACATGGTTATCTTCCTCTCCAGTTGCAGGGCATAGTATATGTTCAGGGTGGTCGATCATGTCTCTCTATTCATGGAAAATGAATGCACTGCATTGTAAAGCCTATTTGGGGTACATGTCCAACTGAAGGATTTCAAGTTGAGGAAGTTAGGGTTTCTATTTGAGTGTAAAATATGGCTGGAAATGCAGCATCAATCTTTTGGTTGGAAGAATACAGTGGGAAGTCACTTACTCCTGTCGGTTCGAAAAGAAAGGCCAAATCGAAGAAACTGGAGTTTAATGGCTGGGGATCTAAACCACTCATTGAATTTCTTGAATCTATTGGTAAAGACACCACCGAGAAGATCTCTCAGCATGATGTTAGTGACATTATAGGCAAATATATTAATGACAATAACCTTACTAACCCAGCAAAAAAGAAGAGAGTTCTTTGTGATGAAAGGCTTTATTCTATTTTTGGAAGAAAAACAATAAGCCGAATCAAAGTCTATGACTTGCTTGAGACACACTATTTAGAAAACCAAGATGCATGGGATGATGACTTCTTTTTTAGCTCAGAAGAGGAGAATCTTGGTGAAGAAAAGAAATGTTTGAGATTGGAGAAAAAAACTTACCAGAAGAAAAGGGGTTTTGAAACACCGAAAAGCTGCTTTGCTGCAATAATACCAGAGAATATTAAACTAGTGTACTTGAAAAAGAGCTTAGTTCTGGATCTTTCAAAAGATTTTGGAAGCTTTGAAGCTAAAGTGGTAGATAGCTTTGTGAGGATCAAATCAGATCCTAATAACTTCCTTCAGAAAAATTCTCATCAGCTTGTGATTGTTAAAGGTAATTTGCTGTGGATTATGTGGGTAGCAATTATCAGTTATTTACTCGGAATTAATTTTGGTTGTGAAGTGCTgttcttttttaataatatattgtgCTGTTGTGCATGTTAATCTAACAAAcaaaaatgagagaggaaatagAAAAAAACCCTGACATTGGCATTGGAAGTAGATTAAGTGGATTTCTGATTTAATGAGCTAGATGTTTCTGTAATAAATAGCTTCATTCTATATTTTGCATTGTGCGCTTGTGCGATCGCATGTGTCTGTATATTTAGCAATTGAAATTCTCAGTCCTTGAGCAGACATAGTTtctacttaattttaaatttgttgtCCCTGACTTGAAGTTGAAGCAGTGGAAGTTGAGAAACATGAATCTAGATATGCATAAATCTTAGTTGAGTAGCGCTTTTTGTCTTGCAAGCTTCTTGGTGCTTCTCTATCAATCACTATGGTTGGGAACAACTTGActccttttcttctttctcctgGATGAGCGCAAGCATATCCTTAGCAGTCTGCATATTTTTATCATCTCACTCAGTTATACTACTCTTGACCAGTGATAATTGTATAATTGATGCTGAGATAATACATTTTTCTTAATATCCCAAATAACTACACATGGAGCTCATTCAAGATTTTATGTAAACAATTGGCACACAGTTGTTAATTCCTTTGGCATTAATATATGCAGAATTTCTGTTGTTAGTTATATCTTATGTTATGTTGtctgttttaaataatttattcacggTATTAGCATTCTTTGTTGTCTAGGGATGAAGAAGGTCTCTGGGAATAATGATGTAAATGCAGACATTCTCCTTCAGGTTTCAAATTTTGTGAAAGATGTTAGAATTGCCATGCTTTCAGAAGATGATTTCTCTCAGGTAATCAGTATATGCTACAGTTTTTGCTATTTCATCCAAATAGCTCTAGAATTTGACATATTTCAATGCAGACCTGAACTTTCTAGTTTTCTATTATCTTCCTATTTTGGATGCAATTCATTTGGAAATTTGAATATTCTGATGAATTATTGCTAATTCTTTTTACCCAAACTGAACAGAAATGTAATTTAGAATATTGGTGATGGTTCCCTTTTGAAGAAAGCTAAATATTATTGAGATAAAGTGGAAAACATTAATGATTCCCTTACATATATTTTACTTTGCCTATGGGATACATAAACTGTAGAAACATATAGGCTGGTTTCTTTAGTGACTGCTGATGTAAGTCACATCTATGACTTGTTATTCTAGAccttcagatttttttttttcttctggcCCAGAACAAAATAAACATTGTCTTGATGATAGTTagatatttggttttaatttttatctaaGGTCCTTTGAGGATAATCTGTTTTATATTTATAGCATATGTGCCTTACTGCCTTATATGTTACAAACAAGCATAGTTTAAGTTATGGTGCCTTAGCATTGATATAGCAACTGCTTATGGTGTTAAAAGATCTTAGTTTGTTTTTGTAGCAGGCTGCTTTATATACTGGTATAGAGATCAGGATGTATGAGCTTGTCTTTagtgtttttgtttgttttttgcaGGAAGAATGTGAAGATTTGCATCAGAGAATGAAAAAGGGCTTGCTGAAGAGACCAACCGTTGTAAGCTCTTGTACATTTTGCACAATCCATAATATTACATTCTAGTGGAGGAAGGGAACTGgttgtttatttaacaaattaTGTTTTTTAGGGCTATGTTGGGCAGTTCAAACCATCTACATCTAGATTGTCCATTTTTTAACTCTCATATGATAACTGGATGGAGGTTAACTTGAAACTAGATAGGATGAAGTGTTAACCGGGAACTTAATGCTATGGAATTTTTTGGGATGTAGCCTTGTCCCAGTAGATGCTAGAAGTTTGTGCCTAGTTAAGACTTCTTGAGATAAAAATCATTGATTGTTATCatcttaaaaaaaaggaaagggtGTAAGATTTTGTGATTGATTTTCTATATGGTGCCTAAAAATCAAGTTCTTTGTCCTGCTTGTCTTTGGATTTTGTTAAGGGTTTAGGtttaattttgtttctttgattTAGGTATAGTTGTGATTGAAAATATAGTTACATAGGAATTTTTGTGTCAAACTAAACTGGTTTTAGATATGAGATTTTGGTCAAAACAATCTGTTGCATGCTCGTTCCGTTTACTTTTGCTGAATGTTTAAAAACCAGAACTAACCTGATTGTGCTCACTGCTTGACAATTGATTGGTGTTGGTTCTTTCCTGTTAGTCCTCAGACCATCTCCATAGGACTGAAAGCCTCAGTCAGATAATCCCTTATCGATACAAAGGATATTGACTTGGAGACAGTTTCAATAATCAGATTGGACTATATTCTCGTCTGGTACCCACGAAGAGGTCCGTGGTGTGCCTAATCCTTTTATAGTTAAATAGCAAAACTTTCAATGGGCACTGGCGATGTTCTACGAAACTGAATTTGCATGTTGTCACAGGATGGCACTGACCATTAAGCTGGCTACATATTAATAGCTTTTTTATTAGATATTAAGTTATAAAGTGCATAGTGAATATTCTCATTTGTCATGTTTGGTTACTAGTTGATGATGGTCTGTATCAATTCTTATACGTATATTTCTCTATCCTCCAGTCCCTGTTTTACTCGTTGATTTTATCTTCTTGTGTTTTTAGTTTTTAGCCcccatcatcttttctttttctttttgactttttcgCTTTTACAAAtgtcaaaattattttatattgttgatagGCGGAACTTGAAGCAAAGGCTCGGGCTTTACATGAAGATATAACCAAGCATGTATGTATTCTCATTCTCACCATACCTAACTATCAGAGAACAATTGAATCTTATATCCTTTTGTAATTGGTGTTTCTTAATGTCAATTGGTGGCCAAGTTTCTCTTGTGCTACTGGTTACCTGTTCCTTAGGTGATGTTCGataaattgaaaagttaaatgCTAAATTTTTTAGTTATAAGAAATTAGTGTATTAAATTTATACCACCAAATGTTTCTGAAAGTTGAATATTGAGTTGATATTTACATTGAAAAAAAAGGGGAGAGAATATAAGATTGTGCAATTATAGGTTTTAACTCCAGCATTTTTCAAAACTTCTTCATGGAAAACCTTCAATTGAGTCTCTAAAATATGTTATCAAACATGttctttttgttttgatttttttttttgaacttttatgGTTTGTGTTTTATCAAATAATTAAACGAGATGACGcagaaaaatctaaatttttggAAGTCGTAAAGCTGCTACCTTAATAGTTGTTGTCTTAAGGTGATGTTATTACCACATGTTTTGTACTTCGTGTATTAGGgaccttatttttatattttggtggCACTCTTTATTGGGAATGCTTCTGATGACTTTGTTAACGTGGTAatgaattcttaaattttttcttCTGGTTTTCTGTATTTTTTTTCCAGTGGCTTGCAGCAGAACTTACCTTGTTACCAAAGCTCATAGACCGTGCCAATGAAAAGGGATGGCGCAGAGAATATCCTTTTTGAAATATCTGTTGATTACATGCATAGACGTACATGCTTTGACTAATTATGGAGCTCACCCGTTTGATTTTAGGTATTATGACGAGATAAGAAAATGCAATATTAGAGGGTTAATAATTTTGCTACTGAACTAAGTTCTTCCAACATACATTTTTGAAGGGACTAAAATACCTAAActataattgcaaaaataaaactTGAGTTTGTTTAAATAGTTAACTGCTGATTTACTGTTGTACCTCACAAGATTACAGGTAACTCTACTACATTCATGATAGAAATTCTTTAGGATACATTCGAAAGATGTAGAGTTTGCATATTGCCTTTGATTTTGTTGAAAtcgtgattttttattttaatgcaaGGGAATCTACATGGTCCTTGCCTTTATGTGTCGGGTTTCTTCAGTAAAACAGTTTATTTTTGCTTTTATGACTGAAGCCACGATCCGATTAACCATGTTGGTATCTTTCATGAAGCATTTCCCTTAAGTGTAAATGACTTCTTAACTTGCTTCTGCTCTTACAATGTTCGAGTACATGGAAAGGAGACAACTGCTTCAGACTCCAGAGGAACAGTCACGACTGCTGTGTGGGGTTCCAAATGTTATTGCAGAGGAAGTAGAACCTGAAACTGTACCGCAAGATGTTAAACATGAAAAGGATAGCTCACAGATATCAACCGTGAGGGAAACTTTGGAAATTCCTAGCAATCCAGTTTCAAATGGAAAATTGTCAACCTTGTTGCCCTTAAAACCAGGTAATGGTACATACATAAACTTCTGTCATTTATTTCCTCAAAATTGCCCTTGAAGTCATTTTAATCTAATCTTGCATACTCAATGCCTTCATCTATCGCTTTAaaaatttactcttttttttcatttttgcagTGGCCCAATCTTCCCCCATAATTTTAAAAGACGATACAGGTATGCATGAGTTTTGTTTCCTTTGCTAACCATATAGAGTAGGCAGAAAAGGAATGCAATAGCAACATTTAGTAAATTAGATGTTCTTTTGGTCAATCTTTCTTCACTTTGTTCGTTTCATCACCCAAATGAAGGGTTACGAAAATGTGCTATATGATTCAACACTGCCCATATGCTAGTTCTTATAATCCATCTCATTTTGTCAACTAATAGACGTATCAGCCTGTGTGTACGTGTATACATATCTACCAGTCTCTTACATTGGGTGGTCGATTTTCTGTTCTGGCAAATCTACAAAGATTTGTATGGAGCTAAGATGGCAAAAGTGTCCCGAATGCATCTTTTTTCTTCTGGGCTTGTATGCACTTTAAAACAAGAGAGAAAGCTCCATCATGGTAGAAGTGTTCAATGTTTTGCATGTTTTTCTCTATCATCCTTCTAAGTTACTCATTCCTTTTGTTGCAGTTCATTGCCATGATGTTCAGGAGCAGCTAATCCGCCCAAGAGACAACAATGTCAGGAGTACACAGGTTGGAAATGTACCAGAAGAAAACGGCGCCATAGTCAAACATGACTTTTTAAAAGCATTGGATACCACTCAAGTGATTGATTTGAGTGATGATGATAATGACGACAATGAAGAACATGAGGATTCAAACAAAACCGAGGCACAGGATGATGTGAGAAGCTTGATATGGCATTATCAAGACCCTCAGGGAGATATACAGGGTCCTTTCTCTCTCCTGTCGCTGAAAAATTGGATGGACCTCGACTACTTTCCAGATGATTTTAAGGTTTGGAAGACGGGTCAAAACCTAAATAATGCTGTTTTGTTGGCTGACATAGTTGGTCGAATGTTTCAGATTTAAGATTTGTTGCATATTATTGTAAATGGATAAGAATATCAGATTGTTCTTGTAGCTGGCTGGTATTTTGAAGATGAAAATGTGCCTTGCTAAAATAAATCCTTTCAATTTCCTGTTTATAGAATGTATGTCATTATGGGGTTTTCTCCATTGCATTCATAGATGTCACTTCTATTAGAAGTGATTTACTTGCATCATTTTTAATGTGATTTatgtttctttaattaaattgatatatttcatCTTCATGTAAGTTGGGTTTTGAGTAAATTAAAGGGTCAACTATTTGTTTGTTACTTTTATTCCAGTCATTATAAAAGTTTGGGTTAATAATCATTTCAtactttgattttaatatttaattttatacctAATGAATGTTTGACATGTAactaaatgaaaaaagaaaaattgaattaaacattaaattctGTTTAAATAAAAGATAACAAACTCTAGTATCAAATTGATATTAAAACTCAAAAATGGAATTGTAGCAAGAACACTGCATAAAAGCATGAGAAAAAAAAAGGTCCAATTACGCATCAACTGGTTCAATaagagagcaaaaaaaaaaaaaaaccaaaaatcagAAATCGAGCACACTACTTAGCATCAACAACTATGAGCTATGATTTTCCTTGACAATGTCCAAACACTGACATGAAAACCAAATGATAGTATTCAATACATGTAAGAATTCCGTCGAGGCATAAgcttgtaaaaaaaaattaaaattattcattaaatAACTTCTTCTTCAGCTCTGATTGTACTAAGACCTAACCCCCTTTCCCCGAAGATTTCAAGCTTCTTCAACCTTTTAACATATTTGTTTTCTTAATGATAAAtcacttttctttttcctaaTTCTCTTATTAATTATTTCATGATCCATATAAATGGGTGTTTGATTGTTAATTATTTGTTGAAAAGATTTAAAATCTAATTCAAACTTTAAGAGtgacttaatttattttttataaaataaacctaaattaattaatttttaatcaatgATCCATTCTAGCCAATGAATTTAATAAACCCTTTACCCTACTGCAACTCATTGTTTTTTTGGGTGGCACCAGATATATAAATGGAGATAAGACTGGGGAATgataaagtattttattttatgagttaataaaataaaagtgagtATTAAATTTTGAAAGAGAAAATGGCCGCACGCTTCGcactttcaaaaataaaaatggcggACCCACTTTTTACCGTTACAGGCGCAATTTAAAATGTTACCGTTGGCTCCAAGACGGGACATCAACAAACGAGCCGTTACTCTGCCTTCTTTTTTCTCTTCCCTTTTTCATTATTTCTCCTATCTCAAATTTCTTCTCATCTCAGCCAAACCCTACTTTTCTACTATATTAACCGCCAATTCACACCTTAgaatttttgtttccttttttggCAAGTTTTCCTTTAAATTACACTAGGAATTTTGATCTTAGAAGTCGAATGGCGTCAAGAACAGTTGCCAAAGATATAATCACTCTTCGAGGCTCAGCAGCAATCGTAAGCGAATTTTTTGGTATGTGATTTCTCAAATAAACCTTTCTTTTACCCTTCTTTTGGTTTCCTGGGTTTGTTGAGAAATTTTGTCTGATTTTGTTCGTTTCATTTTTCAGGTTATGCAGCGAATAGGTAAAGATGAATCGATAAATACTTCTGGGTTTCTTGTTTTcttaattagggtttagggtttaattaaaaattttatgtttttgtttagcATTTTGTACAACCGAGGGGTTTACCCAGAAGAAAGTTTTGCCAAAGTGAAGAAATATGGGCTTCCAATGTTGCTTACCCAAGATGAAGGTGTAAAATCCTTCATTTCCAACCTGACAGCCCAGCTTTCTGGTAAAATGTTTTCCCTGTTTTCGGATATTTTGTTGGTTTTCTTATAATAAAACTGTAGGGCATTTCTCACATTCTGGAAATGAATTAATTGTATTGGAAAAAGAATGGCTGGAAGCTGGGAAGCTACAAAGGGTTGTGTTGGTTATCATGAGTAAGGCTACCAATGAGGTCTTGGAGAGGTGGAATTTTAGCATTGAAACAGATTGTGAGGTTGTTGAGAAAGGGTAATAGTTGATCCTCTTTTTCTTTAAAGCTTTTGCTTGACAGGCTTAGTTTTTCAGCTAATTTGAAATCTAGGAGATTTGGTGTTTGATTTTGAAGTGTGTCAAGGGAAAAGAGTGACAAAGAAATTATGAGAGAAATACAGGCAATCATGAGACAAATTGCTTCAAGTATCACTTACTTGCCATGCCTTGATGAACCATGTAAGAGCAGTATTTGAGTTCAAATTTTTAAAAGCTTTTCCGTGCCCGAATGTGTGTTAATGACAAACAGCAACATAGCTTTGAGTCGTCTTCTTGAACAAGATGTTTTGTAGTatcttactttgtgtgttcatAGGTGTGTTTGATGTATTAGCATACACTGATAAAGATGTAGCAGTACCATTCACTTGGATTGAGAGTGACCCAAAGTTGATTGCAAATCCTCAAATGGTGAAGTTGCATTCGTTTGATACCAAGGTACACTAAATGTTGCAAAAGCAGCAAATACACAAGGTTGACCTCCTTTGTTGATTAAATTGTGACTGTGTGTGTGGTGTTCCTGCAGATACACAAGGTTGACACACTTGTATCATACAAGAACGACGAATGGGAGGAGCAGTAGAGTGATTTCAAACTTCTTTTAGCTGATATCTGTGAATCTACTATTCACGTAGCCATGAAAGGGGTGATATAGAATTATTTTGGGTGTGCTTTTTGTGCATGGTTGTGatataatcaagaattgaactacatatcttttgttaatttcatctttctttagagGTTATGGTTTCA contains the following coding sequences:
- the LOC107909810 gene encoding uncharacterized protein At5g08430 — translated: MAGNAASIFWLEEYSGKSLTPVGSKRKAKSKKLEFNGWGSKPLIEFLESIGKDTTEKISQHDVSDIIGKYINDNNLTNPAKKKRVLCDERLYSIFGRKTISRIKVYDLLETHYLENQDAWDDDFFFSSEEENLGEEKKCLRLEKKTYQKKRGFETPKSCFAAIIPENIKLVYLKKSLVLDLSKDFGSFEAKVVDSFVRIKSDPNNFLQKNSHQLVIVKGMKKVSGNNDVNADILLQVSNFVKDVRIAMLSEDDFSQEECEDLHQRMKKGLLKRPTVAELEAKARALHEDITKHWLAAELTLLPKLIDRANEKGWRREMFEYMERRQLLQTPEEQSRLLCGVPNVIAEEVEPETVPQDVKHEKDSSQISTVRETLEIPSNPVSNGKLSTLLPLKPVAQSSPIILKDDTVHCHDVQEQLIRPRDNNVRSTQVGNVPEENGAIVKHDFLKALDTTQVIDLSDDDNDDNEEHEDSNKTEAQDDVRSLIWHYQDPQGDIQGPFSLLSLKNWMDLDYFPDDFKVWKTGQNLNNAVLLADIVGRMFQI
- the LOC107909809 gene encoding mitotic spindle checkpoint protein MAD2, with product MASRTVAKDIITLRGSAAIVSEFFGYAANSILYNRGVYPEESFAKVKKYGLPMLLTQDEGVKSFISNLTAQLSEWLEAGKLQRVVLVIMSKATNEVLERWNFSIETDCEVVEKGVSREKSDKEIMREIQAIMRQIASSITYLPCLDEPCVFDVLAYTDKDVAVPFTWIESDPKLIANPQMVKLHSFDTKIHKVDTLVSYKNDEWEEQ